A genomic segment from Chrysemys picta bellii isolate R12L10 chromosome 11, ASM1138683v2, whole genome shotgun sequence encodes:
- the TUBA4A gene encoding tubulin alpha-4A chain isoform X1, with the protein MRECISVHVGQAGVQMGNTCWELYCLEHGIQPDGQMPSEKTIGGGDDSFTTFFCETGAGKHVPRAIFVDLEPTVIDEIRTGIYRQLFHPEQLITGKEDAANNYARGHYTIGKEIIDQVLDRIRKLADQCTGLQGFLVFHSFGGGTGSGFTSLLMERLSVDYGKKSKLEFAIYPAPQVSTAVVEPYNSILTTHTTLEHSDCAFMVDNEAIYDICRRNLDIERPTYTNLNRLISQIVSSITASLRFDGALNVDLTEFQTNLVPYPRIHFPLATYAPVISAEKAYHEQLSVAEITNSCFEPANQMVKCDPRHGKYMACCLLYRGDVVPKDVNAAIAAIKTKRSIQFVDWCPTGFKVGINYQPPTAVPGGDLAKVQRAVCMLSNTTAIAEAWARLDHKFDLMYAKRAFVHWYVGEGMEEGEFSEAREDMAALEKDYEEVGLDSYEDEEEGEEY; encoded by the exons ATG CGTGAATGTATCTCAGTCCATGTCGGCCAGGCCGGTGTCCAGATGGGCAACACCTGCTGGGAGCTGTACTGCCTGGAGCACGGCATCCAGCCCGACGGGCAGATGCCCAGCGAGAAGACCATCGGGGGAGGGGACGACTCCTTTACCACCTTCTTCTGTGAGACGGGTGCCGGGAAGCACGTCCCCAGGGCGATCTTCGTGGACCTGGAACCCACCGTGATCG ATGAGATTCGGACTGGCATCTACCGCCAGCTCTTCCATCCAGAGCAGCTCATCACCGGCAAGGAAGATGCTGCCAATAACTATGCCCGTGGGCACTACACCATCGGCAAGGAGATCATTGACCAAGTGTTGGACAGGATCCGGAAGCTG GCCGACCAGTGCACGGGGCTCCAGGGCTTCTTGGTCTTCCACAGCTTCGGGGGCGGCACCGGTTCCGGGTTCACCTCCCTGCTGATGGAGCGTCTCTCCGTTGACTATGGCAAGAAGTCCAAGCTGGAGTTCGCCATCTACCCCGCGCCTCAGGTCTCCACCGCAGTGGTGGAGCCCTACAACTCCATCCTGACCACCCACACCACCCTGGAGCACTCAGACTGCGCCTTCATGGTAGACAACGAGGCCATCTATGACATCTGCCGCAGGAACCTGGACATCGAGCGCCCCACCTACACCAACCTCAACCGCCTTATTAGCCAGATCGTGTCCTCCATCACCGCCTCCCTCCGATTCGATGGTGCCCTCAACGTGGATCTGACGGAGTTCCAGACCAACCTGGTGCCCTACCCCCGTATCCACTTCCCGCTGGCCACCTACGCCCCCGTCATCTCTGCAGAGAAGGCCTACCATGAGCAGCTCTCCGTGGCAGAGATCACAAACTCTTGCTTTGAGCCAGCCAACCAGATGGTGAAATGTGACCCTCGTCATGGCAAATACATGGCCTGCTGCCTCTTGTACCGCGGGGACGTGGTGCCCAAAGACGTCAATGCTGCTATTGCTGCCATCAAAACCAAGCGCAGCATCCAGTTTGTGGACTGGTGCCCGACTGGGTTCAAGGTTGGTATCAACTACCAGCCCCCAACTGCAGTTCCTGGTGGCGACCTGGCCAAGGTGCAGCGGGCTGTGTGCATGCTGAGCAACACCACGGCCATTGCCGAGGCCTGGGCTCGGCTGGACCACAAGTTTGACCTGATGTATGCCAAGCGGGCCTTCGTGCACTGGTACGTGGGAGAGGGCATGGAGGAGGGGGAGTTCTCAGAGGCCCGGGAGGACATGGCTGCCCTGGAGAAGGATTACGAGGAGGTGGGCCTGGACTCCTATGAGGAtgaagaggagggagaggagtacTGA
- the TUBA4A gene encoding tubulin alpha-4A chain isoform X2, whose translation MGNTCWELYCLEHGIQPDGQMPSEKTIGGGDDSFTTFFCETGAGKHVPRAIFVDLEPTVIDEIRTGIYRQLFHPEQLITGKEDAANNYARGHYTIGKEIIDQVLDRIRKLADQCTGLQGFLVFHSFGGGTGSGFTSLLMERLSVDYGKKSKLEFAIYPAPQVSTAVVEPYNSILTTHTTLEHSDCAFMVDNEAIYDICRRNLDIERPTYTNLNRLISQIVSSITASLRFDGALNVDLTEFQTNLVPYPRIHFPLATYAPVISAEKAYHEQLSVAEITNSCFEPANQMVKCDPRHGKYMACCLLYRGDVVPKDVNAAIAAIKTKRSIQFVDWCPTGFKVGINYQPPTAVPGGDLAKVQRAVCMLSNTTAIAEAWARLDHKFDLMYAKRAFVHWYVGEGMEEGEFSEAREDMAALEKDYEEVGLDSYEDEEEGEEY comes from the exons ATGGGCAACACCTGCTGGGAGCTGTACTGCCTGGAGCACGGCATCCAGCCCGACGGGCAGATGCCCAGCGAGAAGACCATCGGGGGAGGGGACGACTCCTTTACCACCTTCTTCTGTGAGACGGGTGCCGGGAAGCACGTCCCCAGGGCGATCTTCGTGGACCTGGAACCCACCGTGATCG ATGAGATTCGGACTGGCATCTACCGCCAGCTCTTCCATCCAGAGCAGCTCATCACCGGCAAGGAAGATGCTGCCAATAACTATGCCCGTGGGCACTACACCATCGGCAAGGAGATCATTGACCAAGTGTTGGACAGGATCCGGAAGCTG GCCGACCAGTGCACGGGGCTCCAGGGCTTCTTGGTCTTCCACAGCTTCGGGGGCGGCACCGGTTCCGGGTTCACCTCCCTGCTGATGGAGCGTCTCTCCGTTGACTATGGCAAGAAGTCCAAGCTGGAGTTCGCCATCTACCCCGCGCCTCAGGTCTCCACCGCAGTGGTGGAGCCCTACAACTCCATCCTGACCACCCACACCACCCTGGAGCACTCAGACTGCGCCTTCATGGTAGACAACGAGGCCATCTATGACATCTGCCGCAGGAACCTGGACATCGAGCGCCCCACCTACACCAACCTCAACCGCCTTATTAGCCAGATCGTGTCCTCCATCACCGCCTCCCTCCGATTCGATGGTGCCCTCAACGTGGATCTGACGGAGTTCCAGACCAACCTGGTGCCCTACCCCCGTATCCACTTCCCGCTGGCCACCTACGCCCCCGTCATCTCTGCAGAGAAGGCCTACCATGAGCAGCTCTCCGTGGCAGAGATCACAAACTCTTGCTTTGAGCCAGCCAACCAGATGGTGAAATGTGACCCTCGTCATGGCAAATACATGGCCTGCTGCCTCTTGTACCGCGGGGACGTGGTGCCCAAAGACGTCAATGCTGCTATTGCTGCCATCAAAACCAAGCGCAGCATCCAGTTTGTGGACTGGTGCCCGACTGGGTTCAAGGTTGGTATCAACTACCAGCCCCCAACTGCAGTTCCTGGTGGCGACCTGGCCAAGGTGCAGCGGGCTGTGTGCATGCTGAGCAACACCACGGCCATTGCCGAGGCCTGGGCTCGGCTGGACCACAAGTTTGACCTGATGTATGCCAAGCGGGCCTTCGTGCACTGGTACGTGGGAGAGGGCATGGAGGAGGGGGAGTTCTCAGAGGCCCGGGAGGACATGGCTGCCCTGGAGAAGGATTACGAGGAGGTGGGCCTGGACTCCTATGAGGAtgaagaggagggagaggagtacTGA
- the STK16 gene encoding serine/threonine-protein kinase 16 — translation MMSLPPALGWWEPRERCCPAHASLPLRGFSYVDLVEGLQDGRFYALKRILCHDKEDRQEALHEVEMHGLFAHPNILRLEAHCMVEKGTKHEAWLLLPFLRRGTLWSEVEALRDKGTFLPEERIVPILFGICRGLQAIHAKGYAHRDLKPTNVLLDDEEQPVLMDLGSMNRARIEVKGSREAMALQDWAAQRCTISYRAPELFTVESHCVIDERTDIWSLGCVLYCMMFGEGPYDLIFQKGDSVALAVQNQLRVPASGRYSAALECLLSSMMAVNPQDRPHVSHILDQLEGLQPAPSGQDTTRI, via the exons atgatgtctctgccccctgccctggggtggtgggagcCCAGGGAGCGCTGCTGCCCCGCTCatgcttctctgcctctcaggggCTTCAGCTACGTGGACTTGGTGGAGGGGCTGCAGGACGGCCGTTTCTACGCCCTGAAGCGCATCCTGTGCCATGACAAGGAGGACCGGCAGGAAGCCCTGCACGAGGTGGAGATGCACGGCCTCTTCGCGCACCCCAACATCCTGCGGCTCGAGGCGCACTGCATGGTGGAGAAGGGGACCAAGCACGAGGCCTGGCTGCTTCTGCCCTTTCTCAGG AGAGGGACCCTGTGGAGCGAGGTGGAAGCTCTACGAGACAAAGGCACCTTCCTGCCTGAGGAGCGGATTGTCCCCATTCTCTTTGGCATCTGCCGGGGGCTGCAGGCCATTCATGCCAAGGGCTATGCACACAG AGACCTGAAGCCCACCAATGTGCTGCTGGACGACGAGGAGCAGCCGGTGCTGATGGACCTGGGCTCCATGAACCGGGCCCGTATTGAGGTCAAGGGCTCCCGGGAGGCCATGGCTTTGCAG GACTGGGCGGCTCAGCGCTGCACCATCTCCTACCGGGCACCTGAGCTTTTCACGGTGGAGAGTCACTGCGTTATCGACGAGCGAACAGACATCTGG TCCCTAGGCTGTGTGCTGTACTGCATGATGTTCGGCGAGGGCCCCTATGACCTCATCTTCCAGAAGGGTGACAGcgtggctctggcagtgcagaaCCAGCTCCGCGTGCCCGCCAGCGGCAG GTATTCCGCTGCCCTGGAGTGCCTGCTCTCCTCCATGATGGCAGTGAACCCTCAGGACCGGCCCCACGTCTCCCACATACTTGACCAGCTGGAGGGGCTGCAGCCAGCACCAAGTGGCCAGGACACCACCCGGATCTGA